The following nucleotide sequence is from Borrelia puertoricensis.
ACAGGTAGTTTGAATTCTGTAATAGGATTTAATCCTGAGATTTCTCTTAAAGGATTACTTGAATATGTGGCTTTACGAACAGAAACTGTTGAAGAGGATGTGATTATACAGGGAGTTGTTATTACTTCTCATTTAAAAACAGGACGTGCTTTGAAAATTGAAAGAATACAGAAATAGTTTATTAAATGTGCTTTGCAAGAATTGTCCAGGTCTGACAAGAGAAGAACTTAGAATTTTAATTTTGACTGGCAGGGTGTATGTCAATTCTCACAAAGAAAGAAATCCTAAGGTTTTGCTGTTAAGAAATAGTAAAATAAACTTAATAGAGAGTGAGTCTAGGCAATTTGTTTCAAGAGGAGGTCATAAACTTTTTGAATCTTTAGAAACATTTAAAATTACAGTTAAAGATAAAATCTGTATAGATGTTGGTGCTTCAACAGGTGGTTTTACAGATTGTCTTTTGCAAGAAGGTGCAAAGTTAGTTTATGCAGTTGATGTTGGATTTAATCAGCTATCTTATAAATTAAGAGTTGACCCAAGGGTTAAAGTTTTTGAAAAGACTAATATTTTTGATATTAAACAATTTGACATACAGCCTAATTTTGCCGTTATTGATGTTTCTTTTAGATCTGTAATTAGTATATGTGCAAATTTAATTGATAAGCTTTATGATAAGCTTATCGTTGTTCTTGTTAAACCTCAATTTGAGCTTAAAGGATTAAATTTAAATATAAAAAATTTTAATGGTAT
It contains:
- a CDS encoding TlyA family RNA methyltransferase; the encoded protein is MKEYRNSLLNVLCKNCPGLTREELRILILTGRVYVNSHKERNPKVLLLRNSKINLIESESRQFVSRGGHKLFESLETFKITVKDKICIDVGASTGGFTDCLLQEGAKLVYAVDVGFNQLSYKLRVDPRVKVFEKTNIFDIKQFDIQPNFAVIDVSFRSVISICANLIDKLYDKLIVVLVKPQFELKGLNLNIKNFNGIVGERYLSNILNKVIKKFYDNDLQIKNILKLATKGRKGNQEFMFLVVKDNSINLMQSLALLDDINF